A region from the Paraburkholderia youngii genome encodes:
- a CDS encoding 2-aminoethylphosphonate ABC transporter permease subunit: MSSLSSPDTSNPLDLAAQAELEAAAARRLASAAAHAAAVRRRERLAQWHLLFIAVVVLGPLVIYPLVRLVMLSLTGAHGLSGHAYVTFFGNPETRGVIGTTLGILFASASLASLLGVALASLLFFKPFPGARMVTRFLELFVAFPSFLVAFTLIFLYGSQGSVSIGLQRLFNLQAPPLDFLFGIGGVILAEVVFYTPFVVRPTLASFALLDRRLIEAARSLGANGLMVAFKVILPLAWPGIAAGTILCFLLTLNEFGILLVLGSAHLITLPVAIYSAATVDLDLPTAAAGAVVMLLMSLSLYALYRRVNSRKVKGAGHGR; the protein is encoded by the coding sequence ATGTCGTCCTTATCAAGCCCTGATACGTCCAATCCGCTCGACCTTGCCGCGCAAGCCGAGCTCGAAGCCGCCGCCGCACGCCGTCTGGCGAGCGCCGCGGCGCATGCGGCCGCAGTGAGGCGGCGCGAGCGTCTCGCGCAATGGCATCTGCTGTTCATTGCGGTCGTGGTGCTCGGACCGCTCGTCATCTATCCGCTGGTGCGGCTCGTGATGCTGAGTCTGACCGGCGCGCACGGCCTGTCGGGCCACGCGTACGTGACGTTCTTCGGCAACCCCGAAACGCGCGGCGTGATCGGCACCACGCTCGGCATCCTGTTCGCGAGCGCGAGCCTGGCGTCGCTGCTCGGCGTGGCGCTCGCGTCGCTGCTGTTTTTCAAGCCGTTTCCGGGCGCGCGAATGGTCACGCGCTTCCTCGAGCTGTTCGTCGCGTTCCCGTCGTTTCTGGTCGCCTTCACGCTGATCTTTCTGTACGGCTCGCAGGGCTCGGTCAGCATCGGGCTGCAGCGGCTGTTCAATCTGCAGGCGCCGCCGCTCGACTTTCTGTTCGGCATCGGCGGCGTGATTCTCGCGGAAGTGGTGTTCTATACGCCGTTCGTCGTGCGTCCGACGCTGGCATCGTTCGCGCTGCTCGACCGGCGGCTGATCGAAGCCGCGCGCAGCCTCGGCGCGAACGGCCTGATGGTCGCGTTCAAGGTGATCCTGCCGCTCGCGTGGCCGGGTATCGCAGCGGGCACGATCCTGTGTTTTCTGCTGACGTTGAACGAGTTCGGCATTCTGCTGGTGCTCGGCAGCGCCCATCTGATCACGCTGCCTGTCGCGATCTATAGCGCCGCGACCGTCGATCTCGATCTGCCGACCGCCGCCGCCGGCGCGGTCGTGATGCTGCTGATGTCGTTGTCGCTGTACGCGTTGTACCGGCGCGTCAATAGTCGCAAGGTGAAAGGAGCCGGTCATGGCCGTTGA
- the phnV gene encoding 2-aminoethylphosphonate ABC transport system, membrane component PhnV: protein MAVELDPTVLPVMHKKGRPVRHSLVVRLLGGLFLGFAALLCFWLFVLPVLVVALSSVASHWSGTILPDGFSMRWFERLGSSDFDALTTSLEVGMGVAVLGTILGLWLALALEGRDRRGLGAIVDTIAMMPNGVPSVVLGLAVLIAYHKRPLDLSSSAAIVVFVQLALVLPFCYRCAAAALRPELTVLREAAASLGAPPSMVLRRVVLPQLVPAIRASLALGFALSLGELGATLTVYPPGFATVPIVVVGQVERGYYLPASALSLILLLVSLVALLLIAARAPRRRID, encoded by the coding sequence ATGGCCGTTGAACTCGATCCGACCGTGCTGCCGGTCATGCACAAGAAGGGCCGGCCCGTGCGGCACAGCCTCGTCGTGCGACTGCTCGGCGGTCTCTTTCTGGGTTTCGCCGCGCTGCTGTGCTTCTGGCTGTTCGTGCTGCCGGTGCTGGTCGTCGCGCTATCGAGCGTCGCGTCGCACTGGTCCGGCACGATCTTGCCCGACGGCTTCAGCATGCGCTGGTTCGAGCGCCTCGGTTCGAGCGACTTCGACGCGCTGACCACCAGCCTCGAAGTCGGCATGGGCGTCGCGGTGCTCGGCACGATCCTCGGTTTGTGGCTCGCGCTCGCGCTCGAAGGGCGCGACCGGCGCGGCCTCGGCGCTATCGTCGACACGATCGCGATGATGCCCAACGGCGTGCCGAGTGTGGTGCTCGGCCTCGCGGTGCTGATCGCGTATCACAAACGGCCGCTCGATCTGTCGAGCTCGGCGGCGATCGTCGTGTTCGTGCAGCTCGCGCTGGTGCTGCCGTTCTGCTATCGCTGCGCGGCCGCCGCGCTGCGCCCGGAGCTGACCGTGCTGCGCGAAGCGGCCGCGAGCCTCGGGGCGCCGCCGTCGATGGTGCTGCGCCGTGTCGTGTTGCCGCAACTGGTGCCGGCGATCCGCGCGAGTCTCGCGCTCGGTTTTGCGCTGTCGCTCGGCGAACTCGGTGCGACGCTGACCGTGTATCCGCCGGGCTTCGCGACGGTGCCGATCGTCGTCGTCGGGCAGGTGGAGCGCGGCTATTACCTGCCGGCTTCCGCGCTGTCGCTGATTCTGCTGCTGGTCTCGCTGGTCGCGCTGCTGCTGATCGCGGCGCGTGCTCCGCGTCGCCGGATCGACTGA
- a CDS encoding phosphonate utilization associated transcriptional regulator, whose amino-acid sequence MHSASVDPIEVVRRHSLTTLVRDEIERYIVDGTLAPGDKLNEADWAARLQVSRGPVREAFRALEQAGLVRTEKNRGVFVRTVSLAEADEIYTVRAVLEEAACRMLAASIDAGKLAVLRDCVDAMRAALASHDPDAYARANVAFHDGLVAAAGNTKLYDTYRRLVSELSLFRRAALVVQGDAMARSLAEHRAILTALASRDAEQAAQLMRAHVQGGLQRARAACDAAGDAAHERRIPATAGAAGSRGR is encoded by the coding sequence ATGCACTCTGCTTCCGTCGATCCGATCGAGGTCGTGCGCCGCCATTCGCTGACGACGCTGGTGCGCGACGAGATCGAGCGGTATATCGTCGACGGCACGCTGGCGCCGGGCGATAAGCTCAACGAAGCCGATTGGGCGGCGCGCTTGCAGGTGTCGCGCGGGCCGGTGCGCGAGGCGTTTCGCGCGCTGGAGCAGGCGGGGCTGGTGCGGACCGAGAAGAATCGCGGCGTGTTCGTGCGGACGGTGTCGCTCGCGGAAGCGGACGAGATTTACACGGTGCGCGCGGTGCTCGAAGAGGCGGCGTGCCGGATGCTCGCGGCCAGCATCGATGCGGGCAAGCTCGCGGTGCTGCGCGATTGCGTCGATGCGATGCGCGCCGCGCTCGCGTCGCACGATCCCGATGCGTATGCGCGCGCGAACGTCGCGTTTCACGATGGGCTGGTCGCGGCGGCGGGTAACACGAAGTTGTACGACACGTATCGCAGGCTCGTCAGCGAGTTGAGCCTGTTTCGGCGAGCGGCGCTGGTCGTGCAAGGCGACGCGATGGCGCGCTCGCTCGCCGAGCACCGCGCAATTCTGACCGCGCTCGCATCACGCGATGCGGAGCAGGCCGCGCAATTGATGCGCGCGCATGTGCAGGGCGGCTTGCAGCGCGCCCGTGCGGCGTGCGACGCGGCGGGTGATGCGGCGCACGAGCGGCGCATCCCGGCAACCGCGGGCGCGGCCGGCTCGCGCGGACGATGA
- the phnA gene encoding phosphonoacetate hydrolase, with protein MEDHAMTHAEQRTIEVNGRSYRLPSQPTVVVCVDGCEFAYLDAAVAAGVAPFIGSMLEGGAAFRGDCVIPSFTNPNNLSIVTGVLPSVHGICGNYFWDTDANNGAGAAVMMNDPAYLRAPTLLAAAADAGAAVAVVTAKDKLRGLLGWQLKGICFSAEKADKVTVEENGIDGVLGLVGLPLPDVYSAGLSEFVFAAGVRLAQTRKLDLMYLSTTDYIQHKWAPGTEGANAFYAMMDGYLAKLDALGWVIGLTADHGMNAKHDPRTGEPNVIYLQDLLDDWLGASTTRVILPITDPYVVHHGALGSFATVYLPRELDAASVIARIGRLPGIEVVLDRNAACARFGLPEDRIGDLVVIGTKHVVLGTRRDEHDLSGLTVPLRSHGGISEQEVPLLFNRRVQPTASGNEGKRLRNFDIFDVALNRVSTS; from the coding sequence ATGGAAGACCACGCGATGACACACGCCGAGCAACGCACGATCGAAGTCAACGGCCGGAGCTATCGCCTCCCTTCGCAACCGACGGTCGTCGTCTGTGTCGACGGCTGCGAGTTTGCTTATCTGGACGCGGCGGTCGCGGCCGGTGTCGCGCCTTTCATCGGCTCGATGCTCGAGGGTGGCGCGGCGTTTCGCGGCGACTGCGTGATCCCGTCGTTCACGAACCCGAACAACTTGTCGATCGTGACCGGCGTGCTGCCGTCCGTGCACGGCATCTGCGGCAACTACTTCTGGGACACCGACGCGAACAACGGCGCGGGCGCGGCGGTGATGATGAACGACCCTGCCTACCTGCGCGCGCCCACGCTGCTCGCGGCCGCCGCCGACGCGGGCGCCGCGGTCGCCGTCGTCACCGCGAAGGACAAACTGCGCGGACTGCTCGGCTGGCAGTTGAAGGGCATCTGCTTTTCGGCGGAGAAAGCCGACAAGGTGACGGTCGAGGAAAACGGCATCGACGGTGTGCTCGGTCTGGTCGGTCTGCCGTTGCCGGACGTGTATAGCGCGGGATTGTCGGAATTCGTGTTCGCGGCCGGCGTGCGGCTCGCGCAGACGCGCAAGCTCGACCTGATGTATCTGTCGACGACCGACTATATCCAGCACAAATGGGCGCCAGGCACCGAAGGCGCGAACGCGTTCTACGCGATGATGGACGGCTATCTCGCGAAGCTCGACGCGCTCGGCTGGGTGATCGGTCTCACCGCCGACCACGGCATGAACGCGAAGCACGATCCGCGAACCGGCGAGCCGAACGTGATCTATCTGCAGGACTTGCTCGACGACTGGCTCGGCGCATCGACGACGCGCGTGATTCTGCCGATCACCGATCCGTACGTCGTGCATCATGGCGCGCTGGGTTCGTTCGCGACCGTCTATCTGCCGCGCGAGCTCGATGCTGCGTCGGTGATTGCGCGGATTGGCCGCCTGCCGGGAATCGAAGTCGTGCTCGACCGCAACGCAGCGTGCGCGCGCTTCGGGTTGCCCGAGGATCGCATCGGCGATCTGGTCGTGATCGGCACGAAGCATGTCGTGCTCGGCACGCGGCGCGACGAGCACGACCTGTCCGGCCTCACCGTGCCGCTGCGCTCGCATGGCGGGATTTCCGAGCAGGAAGTGCCGCTGCTGTTCAACCGGCGCGTTCAGCCAACGGCCAGCGGCAACGAAGGCAAGCGGCTGCGCAACTTCGATATCTTCGACGTCGCGCTCAATCGCGTGTCGACATCATGA
- the phnY gene encoding phosphonoacetaldehyde dehydrogenase, with the protein MNPVLRDHPAFRVEALRLRGERATRARTLDVFDPYTGMRVGTVPLASIDDVRAALDYALAYRPTLSRYERSQILERTAVLLRERIEQASDLISLESGLSKQDSRYEIGRVADVFRFASFEALRDDGQSFSCDLTPHGKKRRVFSQREPLAGVIVAITPFNHPMNQVAHKVAPAIATNNRVVVKPSEKVPLSALYLADLLYEAGLPAPMLQVLTGDPREIADELITHASVDLVTFTGGVAIGKYIAAKAGYRRVVLELGGNDPLIVLDDADLERAATLAVQGSYKNSGQRCTAVKRMLVQQRVAAEFTERVVEKTRAWTFGDPFDASMQMGTVIDAAAAQLFEARVNEAVAAGARLRIGNERSGALYAPTVLDNVDPSMTLVREETFGPVSPIIAFDTLDDAIRISNGTPFGLSSGVCTNRQDAITRFINELRVGTVNVWEVPGYRIELTPFGGIKDSGLGYKEGVQEAMKGFTNLKTFSLPWE; encoded by the coding sequence ATGAACCCGGTGCTGCGGGACCATCCGGCGTTCCGCGTAGAAGCGCTGCGGCTGCGCGGCGAGCGCGCGACGCGCGCCCGCACGCTCGACGTATTCGATCCCTATACCGGCATGCGTGTCGGCACCGTGCCGCTCGCCAGCATCGACGATGTGCGCGCCGCACTCGACTATGCGCTCGCGTATCGGCCGACGCTGTCACGCTACGAGCGTTCGCAGATTCTGGAGCGCACGGCGGTGCTGCTGCGCGAGCGCATCGAACAGGCGTCGGATCTGATCTCGCTGGAGTCGGGGCTGTCGAAGCAGGATTCGCGCTACGAGATCGGTCGCGTCGCCGACGTGTTCCGCTTTGCGTCATTCGAGGCGTTGCGCGACGACGGTCAGAGTTTCTCGTGCGATCTGACGCCGCATGGCAAAAAGCGTCGGGTGTTTTCGCAGCGCGAACCGCTTGCGGGCGTGATCGTCGCGATCACGCCGTTCAATCATCCGATGAACCAGGTCGCGCACAAGGTCGCGCCGGCCATCGCGACGAATAATCGCGTGGTGGTGAAGCCGTCGGAGAAGGTGCCGCTGTCGGCGCTTTATCTGGCCGATCTGCTGTATGAGGCGGGGCTGCCCGCGCCGATGCTGCAGGTGCTGACTGGCGATCCGCGCGAAATCGCCGACGAGTTGATTACGCACGCGTCGGTCGACCTCGTTACGTTTACCGGCGGCGTCGCGATCGGCAAATACATCGCGGCGAAGGCCGGGTATCGGCGCGTCGTGCTGGAGCTGGGCGGCAACGACCCGCTGATCGTGCTCGACGACGCCGATCTCGAGCGTGCGGCGACGCTCGCGGTGCAAGGCTCGTACAAGAACTCGGGGCAGCGCTGCACGGCTGTCAAGCGGATGCTCGTGCAACAGCGCGTCGCGGCGGAGTTCACGGAGCGGGTCGTCGAGAAGACGCGCGCGTGGACCTTCGGTGATCCGTTCGATGCGTCGATGCAGATGGGCACCGTGATCGACGCCGCCGCCGCACAGCTGTTCGAGGCGCGCGTGAACGAGGCGGTGGCCGCGGGCGCGCGCTTGCGCATTGGCAACGAGCGCAGCGGCGCCCTGTATGCGCCGACCGTGCTCGACAACGTCGATCCGTCGATGACGCTCGTGCGCGAGGAAACCTTCGGGCCGGTGTCGCCGATCATCGCGTTCGATACGCTCGACGACGCGATCCGCATCAGCAACGGGACGCCGTTCGGGCTGTCGTCGGGCGTGTGTACGAACCGGCAGGACGCGATCACGCGTTTCATTAACGAGCTGCGCGTGGGGACCGTCAACGTGTGGGAAGTGCCGGGCTACCGGATCGAGCTGACGCCATTCGGCGGCATCAAGGATTCCGGGCTTGGTTACAAGGAAGGCGTTCAGGAAGCGATGAAGGGCTTTACCAATCTGAAGACGTTTTCATTACCTTGGGAGTGA
- a CDS encoding phosphonate degradation HD-domain oxygenase, with product MALSLDDIRVLFERHGSLAYSGEPVTQLEHALQSGALAEAEGASDELVAAAFLHDLGHLLNLQGETPTERGVDDLHQYFALPFLRPVLSDAVLEPIRLHVDAKRCLCAIDATYFGQLSADSVRSLQLQGGIFSREEAQAFTQKPYAEDAMRLRRWDDRAKERDRATPGIDHYLAVVERAMRAHATS from the coding sequence GTGGCATTGAGTCTCGACGATATCCGTGTGCTTTTCGAGCGGCACGGCAGCCTCGCGTATAGCGGCGAACCGGTGACGCAGCTCGAGCACGCGTTGCAGAGCGGCGCGCTGGCCGAGGCGGAAGGCGCGAGCGACGAACTGGTCGCCGCGGCGTTTTTGCACGACCTCGGACATCTGCTGAACCTGCAAGGGGAGACGCCGACGGAACGGGGTGTCGACGATCTGCATCAGTATTTCGCCTTGCCGTTTTTGCGACCGGTGTTGTCGGATGCGGTGCTGGAGCCGATTCGTCTGCACGTCGACGCAAAGCGCTGCCTATGCGCGATCGACGCCACGTATTTCGGCCAGCTTTCCGCCGATTCGGTGCGAAGCTTGCAGTTGCAGGGCGGGATCTTTAGCAGGGAAGAGGCGCAGGCATTTACGCAGAAGCCGTACGCGGAAGACGCGATGCGTTTGCGCCGATGGGACGATCGCGCGAAAGAGAGGGATCGTGCGACGCCGGGGATCGACCACTATTTGGCCGTCGTCGAACGGGCGATGCGCGCGCATGCGACTTCGTGA